The nucleotide sequence GGAGACGCCTTTTTCGTAGACCTTGCGACTCAATTCCACAATGGGATGGATGCCCTTCCAGGTCATGCTCTTGGCCCACTCCAGCATGGTTTCGACGTCTACCAGTTTGGCACCGTTCCAGTGCTTTTCCAGTATCCCCCAACAACGC is from Gammaproteobacteria bacterium and encodes:
- a CDS encoding ISAzo13 family transposase, encoding RCWGILEKHWNGAKLVDVETMLEWAKSMTWKGIHPIVELSRKVYEKGVSLSKGAMQEVEARLERNPSLPKWDILIRPACMV